One genomic region from Spirosoma sp. KCTC 42546 encodes:
- a CDS encoding histidine kinase dimerization/phosphoacceptor domain -containing protein encodes MNGCVVFGWLLLLLCLSASAGQAQSTVLYFDEPPKETLGRNRNQLTINQFFTDRDDFLWFVTGSGLSRYDGHEIVTVRSDPADLNSLSSARVADMIQDERGTFWITTRDGGLNAYNQRTGNVTHFKHLPANKTSLSSDKLRFLQRDESGYLWIGSDWGMNRFDPKTGRTVRFLPKPGESGQLQGNPLSPILVESHDVYVCTTAGFEQFDRSNNQWRCFPTVNKSGVPIPNVPDGLNVINGLCKDRQGLIWMGVPDQTGLRVFNPKTGQIKWFDRRTVDGKPIPFPNVILEDRAGRLWLCCDNDIFRISADRTIMEQCTPVAISNGEQLKELVTLYEDKQGLIWLERASDKNPLFFDPRQERHPNIPLPKFTNTAGAVPARPGLARPVTESLMPDSEGFLWISTDLGLIRYKPGQSRPGQSRPGQNEMKIVLKQPLTYFTLPLPGAAGTSYDPYLLVGAEAGLFVYEKKMGRLTPVRLDKAGSKTIPNAIASVIDQDGDLWISTWGQGLFRIPKGGLSVETGLVNTCEQWKNDPTNANSLLSNTLQKIAVDAQNTVWVCGAAHGLSRVNKRTRHVQRFVLRQGDPYGLASNYTFAPLIDQQGDVWVTSGYAAPLQKLSVKTGRFKKYGAANGFTDDYFAHATLDRTGKIWFNQHQVVSCIDPLTERVTTFPQFVGNSVYSTPITALATTGEIYFGCQNNLRRFGPNDTIHTIPKASSPLRLVGVSCFDIDGTQTMRLLPPDRWRANELALSHRENTLELKFALLDYRNTSSRAYAYSLTGPNDEPQWVSIGLKNTVDFAQMKPGTYLFHLKARNSDGIWTNLAPLRISISPPWWQSPWAYLAYALLLLLGFWYLLRFRLREQARELALQEAVVIKQQRDEIAQKNAQNELLLKEIHHRVKNNLEVVSSLLALQSAKVTDPNVQEAIQASQNRVQSMGIIHQKLYQGKQLGAIEMRDYFLNLSESILDSFDAASRITIYCSMPELVLDIDTAVSIGLITNELLTNSLKYAFIGKDNGTIRISLTRMDDDSLLLQVADNGIGKQLVESVNETGFGTQLVELLTRQLEGRLTYENQDGTLVKLRFNRPPIA; translated from the coding sequence ATGAATGGATGCGTTGTTTTTGGGTGGCTCCTCCTGCTATTGTGCCTGTCCGCGTCCGCCGGGCAGGCACAATCCACGGTGCTTTACTTCGACGAACCCCCCAAAGAGACGCTGGGCCGCAACCGAAATCAATTAACCATCAATCAATTCTTTACCGACCGCGACGATTTTCTCTGGTTCGTCACCGGCAGTGGCCTGAGCAGGTACGACGGCCATGAGATTGTAACGGTACGCTCTGATCCGGCGGATTTGAACTCCCTCTCCTCAGCGCGGGTGGCGGATATGATTCAGGACGAGCGAGGCACGTTCTGGATAACCACTCGCGACGGGGGCCTTAATGCCTACAATCAGCGAACGGGCAACGTGACCCATTTTAAGCACCTGCCTGCAAACAAAACCAGTTTATCGTCGGATAAGCTTCGATTTCTTCAACGTGATGAATCCGGTTATCTCTGGATCGGGAGCGATTGGGGCATGAATCGATTCGACCCCAAAACGGGCCGTACTGTCCGTTTTTTGCCCAAACCAGGCGAGTCAGGGCAGTTGCAGGGCAACCCGCTGTCGCCTATTCTGGTGGAATCGCACGATGTTTACGTTTGCACAACGGCTGGATTCGAGCAGTTTGATCGATCAAATAATCAATGGCGGTGCTTTCCGACTGTAAATAAATCAGGGGTGCCCATCCCTAACGTCCCTGATGGTCTCAATGTGATTAACGGCCTCTGCAAAGATCGTCAGGGCCTGATCTGGATGGGTGTTCCGGACCAAACCGGGCTGCGGGTTTTTAACCCCAAAACAGGTCAAATCAAATGGTTCGATAGGCGAACGGTCGACGGCAAACCCATTCCGTTTCCAAACGTGATTCTGGAAGATCGGGCGGGGCGGCTTTGGCTTTGCTGCGATAACGACATCTTCCGCATTTCCGCCGACCGGACCATCATGGAGCAATGCACACCTGTAGCCATCAGCAATGGGGAACAACTCAAAGAGTTGGTAACTCTGTATGAAGATAAACAGGGGTTAATCTGGCTGGAGAGGGCGAGCGACAAAAATCCGCTTTTTTTCGATCCCCGCCAGGAACGTCACCCCAACATTCCACTGCCAAAATTTACTAACACCGCCGGTGCGGTTCCGGCCCGGCCTGGATTGGCCCGGCCCGTGACGGAGTCCCTCATGCCCGACTCGGAAGGCTTCCTTTGGATCAGTACCGATCTGGGCCTGATTCGATACAAGCCGGGCCAGTCCAGGCCGGGCCAATCCAGGCCGGGCCAGAATGAGATGAAGATTGTACTGAAACAGCCCTTGACCTATTTCACCCTACCGCTTCCAGGTGCGGCCGGGACCAGCTACGATCCATACCTGCTGGTAGGTGCGGAGGCTGGCTTGTTCGTTTACGAAAAAAAAATGGGTCGTCTCACACCCGTCCGTTTAGATAAGGCCGGGAGTAAGACGATCCCGAATGCCATCGCTTCGGTTATTGACCAGGATGGTGACCTCTGGATTTCAACTTGGGGGCAGGGGCTCTTCCGCATTCCGAAAGGCGGCTTATCGGTCGAGACGGGGCTGGTGAATACCTGTGAACAGTGGAAAAACGATCCCACCAACGCCAATAGTTTATTGTCGAACACGCTGCAAAAGATTGCGGTCGATGCCCAGAACACGGTGTGGGTGTGCGGAGCCGCTCACGGCCTTAGTCGGGTGAACAAACGAACCCGACACGTGCAGCGGTTTGTACTCCGGCAAGGCGACCCTTATGGACTAGCCAGCAACTACACGTTTGCGCCCCTGATTGATCAGCAGGGCGATGTGTGGGTAACGAGTGGGTATGCGGCTCCCTTACAGAAGCTGTCGGTCAAAACGGGGCGATTCAAAAAATATGGTGCAGCAAACGGGTTCACGGATGATTATTTTGCCCACGCTACCCTCGACAGAACCGGCAAAATCTGGTTCAACCAGCATCAGGTGGTATCCTGTATCGACCCCCTTACGGAGCGCGTAACCACGTTTCCGCAGTTTGTAGGCAACTCGGTTTATTCTACGCCCATTACAGCACTGGCTACTACCGGCGAAATATATTTCGGTTGCCAGAACAACTTACGGAGGTTTGGGCCAAACGATACCATCCATACCATTCCTAAAGCCTCATCACCGCTGCGGTTGGTGGGCGTTTCCTGCTTCGACATCGACGGGACGCAAACCATGCGTCTCCTGCCCCCAGATCGCTGGCGAGCCAATGAGCTGGCATTGTCGCACCGGGAAAACACTTTAGAACTAAAATTTGCGCTGCTGGATTACCGAAACACCAGCAGTCGTGCCTATGCCTATTCCCTGACCGGACCGAATGACGAGCCACAATGGGTAAGCATCGGCCTGAAAAACACCGTTGATTTTGCCCAGATGAAGCCAGGAACGTACCTGTTCCACTTGAAAGCCCGCAACAGCGACGGAATTTGGACAAATCTGGCACCCCTCCGCATCAGCATCAGCCCGCCCTGGTGGCAAAGCCCCTGGGCATATTTGGCTTATGCGCTGCTACTGCTACTCGGCTTTTGGTACTTATTGAGGTTCCGCTTACGTGAACAGGCCCGTGAACTGGCCCTGCAGGAAGCCGTTGTCATTAAACAACAGCGCGACGAGATTGCTCAGAAAAACGCACAGAACGAACTCCTGCTGAAAGAGATTCATCACCGGGTCAAGAATAATCTGGAAGTGGTGTCAAGTTTGCTGGCATTACAATCGGCTAAAGTTACTGACCCTAACGTACAGGAAGCCATACAGGCCAGTCAGAACCGGGTGCAGAGTATGGGCATCATTCACCAGAAACTGTACCAGGGCAAGCAGTTAGGGGCGATTGAGATGCGCGATTATTTTCTTAACCTCAGCGAAAGCATCCTCGATTCGTTCGATGCGGCCAGTCGGATCACCATCTATTGTTCGATGCCCGAGCTGGTACTGGATATTGACACGGCGGTTTCCATAGGACTAATAACGAATGAGTTACTGACCAACTCGCTTAAATATGCCTTTATCGGTAAAGACAACGGCACAATTCGCATCAGTCTGACGCGGATGGACGATGATTCATTGTTGTTGCAAGTGGCCGATAATGGTATTGGCAAGCAACTCGTGGAATCCGTTAACGAAACGGGTTTCGGCACCCAGTTAGTGGAACTGCTTACCCGCCAGCTCGAAGGTAGGCTGACCTACGAAAACCAGGACGGAACGCTTGTCAAACTTCGCTTCAACCGGCCACCCATTGCCTAA
- a CDS encoding DUF4440 domain-containing protein — protein MKTSNLFLVMARLLTLLLLPAFAATTLAQGLNPEAVALTKTYQTAYNKGDRPTLMTLFADNVGWVNPDGSVTPGTKADVEADYVRDFGETAGSYMDFTVVSTEGKPDGKVKIGTTVSGYDFVRKTGVKLNPTAGTYEMLIGKVGGQWKISQVKWSMNMVGLEMRDLMKRFQDAFNREEAATLKTMFTADAVRTATDGTTTKGAAIIDFYTQGFVDADVTNVVSLANVSPQFDGSVIFTGIYRLTGRSAKGDRIVREGAYSNTAVKENGQWKISRNTQSKLIKAMVCHKVADYAAWKKGFDLFYNERMLAGELSAEVSTLADDPNMVCIISEWASPDAPKAFFARPDLAETMRKDGVIGKPTMLIMSKK, from the coding sequence ATGAAAACCAGTAACCTATTTCTCGTCATGGCCCGGCTGTTGACGCTGTTGCTCCTCCCGGCTTTCGCAGCCACCACCCTCGCTCAGGGCCTCAACCCCGAAGCTGTTGCCTTGACCAAAACCTACCAGACAGCCTACAATAAAGGCGACCGGCCCACGCTGATGACCCTTTTTGCCGACAATGTGGGCTGGGTAAACCCCGATGGCAGTGTAACGCCCGGTACTAAAGCCGATGTTGAAGCCGACTATGTACGCGATTTCGGCGAAACGGCCGGGTCGTATATGGACTTCACGGTGGTCAGCACCGAGGGCAAGCCTGATGGCAAGGTGAAAATCGGCACGACCGTTAGCGGCTACGATTTTGTGCGGAAAACCGGCGTGAAGCTCAACCCCACGGCAGGCACCTACGAGATGCTGATCGGCAAGGTCGGCGGACAGTGGAAAATCAGTCAGGTCAAGTGGAGTATGAACATGGTGGGGCTTGAGATGCGCGACCTGATGAAGCGGTTTCAGGATGCCTTCAACCGCGAGGAAGCAGCGACCCTAAAAACGATGTTCACCGCCGATGCCGTGCGGACGGCTACGGACGGCACCACCACAAAAGGGGCTGCGATAATTGACTTTTACACACAGGGCTTTGTCGATGCAGACGTGACCAACGTCGTTTCGCTGGCCAATGTTAGCCCGCAATTCGATGGCAGCGTGATTTTCACGGGAATCTATCGGCTCACGGGGCGGTCGGCAAAAGGAGACCGGATCGTGAGGGAGGGGGCTTACAGCAATACTGCGGTCAAAGAGAACGGGCAGTGGAAGATCAGCCGCAACACACAATCCAAACTCATCAAAGCGATGGTCTGTCACAAAGTGGCCGACTATGCCGCCTGGAAAAAAGGCTTCGATCTGTTTTATAACGAACGAATGCTGGCGGGCGAACTAAGTGCCGAAGTCAGTACGCTGGCCGACGACCCCAACATGGTTTGTATCATCAGCGAGTGGGCCTCGCCCGACGCACCGAAGGCTTTTTTTGCCCGCCCGGATTTGGCGGAAACGATGCGAAAAGACGGTGTCATTGGTAAGCCTACTATGCTAATTATGAGCAAGAAATAA
- a CDS encoding nuclear transport factor 2 family protein, whose product MKTNQVTLVLAAFVALFLFAAGCNTPAKETATQTTDASAITPEQKQAIEKEISGLIKEFFQQVEKLDIEKCMTYFENTPDFQAVNPDGTFGDYNALKKLNADGFSQMKTLSVVPAKEAIRVLTDSLVLYTFSMEQNATLKTGQKMKFEHVAGTMLFTKINGAWKATFYQESAAAPVAVK is encoded by the coding sequence ATGAAAACCAACCAAGTTACCCTCGTTTTGGCTGCCTTCGTGGCCCTGTTCCTGTTTGCCGCCGGTTGCAATACACCCGCAAAGGAAACGGCTACCCAAACGACCGACGCGTCGGCCATAACACCTGAACAAAAGCAAGCGATTGAAAAGGAAATTTCTGGCCTTATCAAAGAATTTTTCCAACAGGTCGAAAAACTGGACATTGAAAAGTGTATGACCTACTTTGAAAATACGCCTGATTTTCAGGCCGTCAATCCCGATGGCACCTTCGGGGATTATAACGCACTCAAAAAATTGAACGCAGATGGGTTTAGCCAGATGAAGACGTTGAGTGTCGTGCCAGCCAAGGAAGCGATTCGGGTTTTGACTGACTCACTGGTGCTTTATACGTTCTCGATGGAACAGAATGCAACGCTCAAAACCGGCCAGAAAATGAAATTTGAACACGTAGCGGGAACGATGCTCTTCACCAAAATCAATGGCGCGTGGAAAGCGACGTTTTACCAGGAGTCGGCAGCAGCACCGGTCGCCGTCAAGTAG
- a CDS encoding GNAT family N-acetyltransferase, with amino-acid sequence MNKSEKVKTRTVVIPGDLEAVKKLWFDYLVWGNDNMQERYGVHPHNPTEAVEQDIQQIGKFQPPYGQLILAIYEDKLCGLGSLKRINSDIGELKRMFVDPASRRIGAGRAILNRLLLEARKVGYKKIRLDSPKFMEAAHSLYRSFGFRDIEAYPEMEIPAEFKDYLLFMELDLTDDTT; translated from the coding sequence ATGAACAAAAGTGAAAAAGTAAAAACAAGAACGGTTGTCATTCCTGGCGACCTGGAAGCCGTTAAAAAATTATGGTTCGACTATCTAGTTTGGGGTAATGACAACATGCAGGAACGCTATGGCGTCCATCCTCATAATCCAACAGAAGCTGTTGAACAGGACATCCAACAGATTGGCAAGTTTCAACCACCTTACGGACAGCTAATCCTTGCTATCTATGAAGATAAACTATGCGGACTTGGAAGCCTAAAACGTATCAACTCCGATATCGGTGAACTGAAACGAATGTTTGTTGATCCAGCGAGTAGACGGATTGGAGCTGGACGTGCTATCCTTAACCGACTTTTACTTGAAGCGAGAAAAGTCGGTTATAAAAAAATTCGGCTTGACAGTCCGAAGTTTATGGAAGCAGCTCACTCTTTATATAGAAGTTTTGGATTTCGTGACATTGAAGCGTATCCGGAAATGGAAATCCCTGCAGAATTTAAAGACTACTTGCTGTTTATGGAATTGGATTTGACGGACGACACTACGTAA
- a CDS encoding NAD(P)-dependent oxidoreductase produces the protein MTKKRIFFTGGSGKAGKHVIPYLLDQGHKVLNVDLMPFDHPGVNNLVADITDSGQMFNAMSSYAGLDELESGTGVPKFDAVVHFAAVPRILLKPDNETFRVNTMGTYNVIEAAVKLGIRKIIIASSETTYGICFSDGQTNPTVLPLEEDYNVDPMDSYGLSKVVNEQTARSFQRRSGFDMYALRIGNVIEPHEYAELFPSYFTNPELRRRNAFCYIDARDLGQIVDLCLQKDGLGYQIFNAGNDQNGAILPSLGLVERFFPGVPLTRELGEHEALFSNRKIREVLGFREHHNWQKYVTWES, from the coding sequence ATGACTAAAAAGCGCATATTTTTCACCGGTGGATCGGGAAAAGCGGGAAAGCACGTCATTCCCTACCTGCTCGACCAAGGCCATAAAGTGTTGAATGTAGACCTGATGCCCTTTGATCATCCCGGGGTCAATAATCTCGTCGCTGATATTACGGATTCTGGACAAATGTTTAATGCCATGAGTTCGTATGCCGGCTTAGATGAATTGGAGTCAGGTACTGGCGTCCCCAAATTTGATGCGGTCGTCCATTTTGCGGCCGTGCCCCGAATTTTACTTAAACCCGATAATGAAACGTTTCGGGTAAACACCATGGGTACCTATAATGTGATTGAAGCGGCTGTTAAACTGGGCATTCGAAAGATTATTATTGCCTCTTCAGAGACTACCTATGGGATCTGTTTTTCCGATGGCCAAACCAATCCTACCGTGTTGCCTTTGGAAGAGGATTATAACGTTGATCCTATGGATAGCTACGGCTTATCGAAGGTTGTCAATGAACAAACGGCACGCAGCTTCCAGCGCCGGTCGGGCTTTGATATGTATGCCCTTAGGATCGGTAATGTGATTGAACCGCACGAATACGCCGAGCTGTTTCCCTCTTATTTTACCAACCCTGAGTTACGACGTCGGAATGCCTTCTGTTACATCGATGCGCGTGACCTGGGCCAGATTGTGGATTTGTGCTTGCAAAAAGACGGCTTAGGTTATCAGATTTTCAATGCGGGCAACGATCAGAACGGGGCCATACTTCCCAGCCTGGGACTTGTGGAAAGGTTCTTCCCTGGTGTGCCTCTTACGCGCGAGTTGGGAGAGCATGAAGCCTTGTTTTCAAATCGCAAAATTCGGGAAGTGCTAGGCTTTAGGGAACACCATAACTGGCAGAAGTACGTGACCTGGGAGTCATAA
- a CDS encoding RNA polymerase sigma factor encodes MLSEQEFIRQIRQHQKIILKVCHLYADKPEDREDLFQEILLNAWKANSKYRREAKFTTWLYQIGLNTAISFLRKTKRKPSQEGLEEDLQLPDLTDDATEQQFVTLYQAIGQLDKIDKAVVMLYLDEYDYTAIGQLLGITPNYVAVKMNRIRQQLKQTVQQN; translated from the coding sequence ATGCTATCAGAGCAGGAATTTATCCGACAGATTCGCCAGCATCAGAAAATCATCCTTAAAGTTTGTCACCTCTATGCAGACAAACCGGAAGATCGCGAAGATCTGTTTCAGGAAATCTTGCTGAATGCCTGGAAAGCTAATAGCAAGTACCGACGGGAGGCTAAGTTCACGACCTGGCTCTACCAAATCGGGCTGAATACGGCTATCTCTTTCTTGCGGAAAACAAAACGAAAACCATCTCAAGAGGGACTTGAGGAGGATCTTCAACTTCCTGATTTGACTGATGACGCAACAGAACAGCAATTTGTTACGCTTTATCAGGCCATTGGGCAGTTGGATAAGATTGATAAAGCGGTCGTGATGCTCTATCTTGATGAATACGACTATACGGCCATTGGCCAACTATTGGGGATTACACCTAATTACGTAGCTGTAAAAATGAATCGGATCAGGCAGCAGCTCAAACAAACTGTACAACAAAACTAA
- a CDS encoding RidA family protein, translated as MKIKQLIPVFAALILFAVGCNTAPQKADEKPAIQSDTPEYFMLRPEVEKAYGYSHAVRIGNELKISGAVSMDEKGNLTAKGDLGQQMKNCYADLDKILKHYGYTWDDVVVENILTTNMPEFVKQSAYRNTIYKKQFPTGSWFGVKELALPGQLIEIELEAYKVR; from the coding sequence ATGAAAATCAAGCAACTTATTCCTGTTTTTGCCGCCCTGATCCTGTTTGCCGTCGGCTGCAATACCGCTCCCCAAAAAGCAGATGAGAAACCAGCGATTCAATCCGATACACCGGAGTACTTTATGTTACGGCCCGAAGTCGAAAAAGCGTATGGCTATTCCCATGCCGTTCGGATTGGCAATGAACTGAAAATATCGGGTGCGGTCAGTATGGACGAGAAAGGAAACCTGACGGCTAAAGGTGATTTGGGCCAACAAATGAAAAATTGCTACGCCGATCTGGACAAAATTCTGAAGCACTATGGCTACACTTGGGACGACGTTGTGGTGGAGAATATTCTGACCACGAACATGCCCGAATTTGTGAAACAGTCGGCTTACCGAAATACGATCTATAAAAAGCAGTTTCCGACCGGGTCGTGGTTTGGTGTAAAGGAATTAGCACTGCCCGGCCAGCTAATTGAGATTGAGTTAGAAGCCTATAAAGTGCGCTAA
- a CDS encoding LytTR family DNA-binding domain-containing protein, with protein MYTPLKLLVVEDDMIIAANIALQLTKLGYEVSGIVPRGEEAILHAETNRPDLILLDISLKGSLDGIDTAHAIHQQWNIPIIYVTANTDEATFARAKKTHPYAYIAKPIRAIELQRAIELAMSRLADEPPTSANPVPDAPFMLSDRIFVRHREKIVKIFIADILYVEADRNYCHLCTATKEYLLTTTLKVMEDKLPANFFVRVHRSYLVNLTQVDEVGEGHIGIGGKTIPLSHLLREALLKRIQTI; from the coding sequence ATGTACACCCCTTTAAAGTTGCTCGTCGTGGAGGACGACATGATCATTGCTGCCAACATCGCCCTGCAACTCACTAAACTTGGCTATGAGGTGAGCGGGATTGTACCTAGGGGCGAAGAAGCCATTCTACATGCTGAAACCAACCGGCCTGACCTGATTCTGCTCGATATCAGTCTCAAAGGCTCACTCGACGGTATCGACACAGCCCATGCTATCCACCAGCAGTGGAACATCCCGATTATTTACGTTACGGCCAATACCGACGAGGCCACCTTTGCCCGGGCAAAAAAAACGCATCCCTACGCTTACATCGCCAAGCCGATCCGGGCAATTGAGCTACAACGGGCTATCGAGCTGGCCATGAGCCGCCTGGCCGACGAGCCGCCCACCTCTGCCAACCCTGTCCCCGACGCGCCGTTTATGCTCAGTGACCGGATTTTTGTACGGCACCGCGAAAAGATCGTCAAGATTTTCATCGCCGATATTCTCTACGTAGAAGCCGACCGCAACTACTGCCACCTCTGCACGGCCACCAAAGAATACCTGCTGACTACGACTCTGAAGGTGATGGAAGATAAGCTCCCGGCCAACTTTTTTGTGCGGGTCCATCGCTCCTATCTGGTAAATCTGACGCAGGTCGATGAAGTAGGTGAAGGCCATATCGGAATCGGGGGGAAAACGATTCCGCTCAGCCACCTCCTGCGCGAGGCACTACTGAAACGAATCCAGACCATTTGA
- a CDS encoding DUF1624 domain-containing protein: MTVPLPHTSTTAGALNPVPSSIKSRIESIDVLRGLIMIIMALDHTRDFFHAQAYTDDPLNLDTTTPVLYVTRWITHFCAPTFALLSGTSIYLQGIRKSRSELSLFLLKRGLWLIAAEVLLIVPADTFTLFNTITLVVFWSLGISMVFMAGLTWLPFRAILSLGLAIVLGHNLLDAVEQAPGFTSGFWWALFHGGDHRVFEFAPGRVIVVLYPFLPWLGLMMLGYCLGRLFEPAVSPTKRQQWLFSLGAGAIGLFVVLRLLNGYGDPFPWSVQKDDLTTLFSFLKVHKYPPSLLYMCITVGPGLLGLALLENVHNRVTGVLRTYGRTAFFYYTIHWYVLHTLRMIVFFAAGHTMTEADKALKTIPMRFVLPGDGGYNLGLVYLIWIAVVASLYPLCRWFDTYKTTHKEQWWLSYL; the protein is encoded by the coding sequence ATGACCGTTCCGCTCCCCCATACATCTACAACCGCAGGCGCCCTCAATCCAGTACCTTCATCAATCAAAAGCCGCATCGAGTCCATCGACGTACTGCGGGGCCTGATTATGATCATTATGGCGCTGGACCATACGCGCGATTTCTTCCACGCCCAGGCCTATACCGATGATCCGCTCAATCTCGATACCACTACACCGGTCCTGTACGTCACCCGCTGGATTACCCACTTCTGCGCTCCTACGTTTGCCTTGCTTTCCGGTACGTCCATCTACTTGCAGGGCATACGAAAATCGCGTAGCGAGTTGAGTCTGTTCCTGCTGAAACGGGGTCTATGGCTCATTGCAGCCGAGGTACTCCTGATTGTTCCGGCGGATACGTTTACACTGTTTAATACCATCACGCTGGTCGTTTTCTGGTCGCTGGGCATCAGTATGGTGTTCATGGCCGGGCTGACGTGGCTGCCGTTCCGGGCCATACTAAGCCTTGGTTTAGCGATCGTTTTAGGCCATAATCTGCTGGATGCGGTGGAACAGGCACCGGGATTTACGTCGGGTTTTTGGTGGGCGCTGTTTCATGGTGGTGATCACCGTGTGTTTGAATTCGCTCCCGGTCGGGTCATTGTGGTACTGTACCCGTTTCTTCCCTGGCTGGGGCTAATGATGCTGGGCTACTGCCTGGGCCGTTTGTTTGAGCCAGCGGTTTCGCCCACGAAGCGACAACAGTGGCTGTTTTCTCTCGGTGCCGGTGCCATTGGGTTATTTGTGGTGCTGCGTTTGCTGAATGGATACGGCGACCCCTTCCCCTGGAGCGTCCAGAAAGACGATCTCACTACCTTGTTCTCGTTCCTGAAAGTGCATAAATACCCCCCATCGCTGCTGTATATGTGCATTACGGTAGGGCCGGGACTGCTGGGACTGGCGTTGCTGGAGAACGTACACAACCGCGTTACGGGCGTGCTACGCACCTACGGACGAACGGCCTTTTTTTATTACACGATCCATTGGTATGTCCTACATACCCTGCGCATGATTGTCTTTTTTGCCGCTGGCCATACCATGACGGAGGCCGATAAAGCGCTGAAAACCATACCGATGCGGTTTGTGCTACCCGGCGATGGAGGCTACAACCTTGGGTTGGTTTACCTGATCTGGATAGCCGTTGTCGCGTCGTTGTATCCCCTGTGTCGCTGGTTTGATACCTACAAGACAACCCACAAAGAGCAGTGGTGGCTGAGCTATCTGTGA
- a CDS encoding DUF4440 domain-containing protein, with protein MKTNPFTLLLAIVAITSVCVTGCNAPAKKTEATTEQLSAKPDMAAIKTEIQAIETEWASATTAKDIDKVMALYTDDAIEMADDEPMSVGKAAIRQVLLKSMKARKAGMTVSYETMDVYGDGNLVTEVGKTTIKDEAGNVVSTGKYMGIFEKRDGKFICIRDINNEDQKDK; from the coding sequence ATGAAAACCAATCCATTTACCCTACTCCTGGCCATTGTTGCCATCACGTCTGTCTGCGTTACGGGTTGCAACGCCCCCGCAAAAAAAACAGAAGCTACCACGGAGCAGCTATCTGCTAAACCCGATATGGCCGCCATCAAAACGGAGATACAAGCTATCGAAACCGAATGGGCCAGCGCCACAACTGCTAAGGACATCGACAAAGTAATGGCACTCTACACAGACGATGCCATAGAAATGGCCGATGACGAACCCATGTCCGTGGGAAAGGCTGCGATCCGGCAGGTGTTGCTCAAAAGTATGAAAGCGCGCAAGGCCGGGATGACGGTTTCCTACGAGACGATGGACGTGTACGGCGATGGTAACCTAGTGACCGAAGTCGGGAAGACAACGATTAAAGACGAGGCTGGCAACGTGGTGAGCACCGGCAAATACATGGGCATTTTTGAAAAACGCGACGGAAAATTTATCTGCATCCGCGATATTAACAACGAGGATCAGAAAGACAAGTGA